From the Inediibacterium massiliense genome, the window GAGGATATATTACATTTGCAGGAGGACATAGATTAATTGATGCAAAAATTACAGGAGAAGAAAATTTAGGAGAAATCACAAAAGGATCTGTAATGGGAATTGTTATTGCATCTATTATGAGGGTGTTTTTATTTTTAGCGGTATTAGGTGTAGTTGCGAAAGGAGTTCAATTAGATCCTTCAAATCCTGCTGCATCTGCTTTTCAACATGGAGCGGGTATGATTGGATATAAATTTTTTGGGATTGTCTTATTGTCTGCAGGAATTACATCTGTAGTAGGGGCAGCTTATACATCTGTATCTTTTCTAAAGACACTTCATCCTTCTATTGAAAAAAATGAAAAGTATTGGATTATTGGATTTATTGTAGCATCTACTGTAATTATGGCTGTTCTTGGAAAGCCAGCAAAGCTTCTTATATTGGCAGGTTCATTAAACGGTTTGATTTTACCTATTACTATAGGAGTAATTTTATTAGCTTCTAAAAGAAAAGATATTGTAGGAGAATATAAACATCCTACATGGTTACTTATTTTTGGTATTATTATTGTGTTCATAGCAGGATATGTAGGAATTGGGGCACTGCAAAATATGCAAATGCTCCTTCATTAAGGATAAGCATCTAGTTTTTTTCTAGATGCTATCCATATTTAAAGGAAGAGGAGGGTTCTATATGTATGAACAAACCAAATTTTTGATGGCAGGAGAAAAAGCAGTAGTGGTAGAATTTGGTAATGAAATTTCAGAGACAATCAATCAAAAGGTAAGAGCCATGATGATTGCCACTAAAAAAATGAATATAGATGGAATGATAGAGTTAATCCCTACATATAGATCTTTAATGGTTCAGTATGACCCTTGTAAAATAGATTATGAAACTTTATTAATGAAACTTCAAAGTATAGAGAAACAATTAAATGAAATAGATATTCCACTTCCAAAAGTTATTGAAATTCCAACTCTTTATGGAAATGAATATGGCCCTGATATACAAAATGTAGCCAATCATAATCATTTGAGTATAGAGGAAGTTGTAAATATTCATTCCTCTAAGGAATACTTAATCTATATGTTAGGTTTTACACCAGGGTTTCCCTATTTAGGAGGAATGGATGAAAAAATTGCAACTCCAAGGCTAAAAGAGCCAAGAACAAAAATTACAGGAGGCTCTGTTGGAATTGCAGGAAGTCAAACAGGAATTTATCCTATAGATAGTCCTGGAGGTTGGCAGTTAATTGGAAGAACACCACTTAAATTATATGATGCTTATAGAAAAGAACCGATTTTATTAGAAGCAGGTAATTATATAAAATTTGTTCCTATAAATGAAGAAAAGTATAAAAAAATAGAAGATGAAATAAAACACAATACTTATGAATATAAGATCTATTCTAAAGAAAGGAATGAATCCATATGAGTCAAATAAAAATTGTTCATCCAGGACTTTTAACAACCATTCAAGATGAGGGAAGATATGGATATCAACAATTTGGTGTTCCTGTGTCAGGAGTAATGGATGATTTTGCTTATAGAGTAGGAAATATATTAGTAGGTAATGAAGAAAAAGAAGCAGTATTAGAAGTAACTATGATGGGACCTACTATAGAGTTTGAAGAAGAAGGGATTTTATCTATTACAGGAGGCAATTTATCTCCTATGATGAATGGAAAAAGTATTGCTATGTGGAGAAGTATTTATGTAAAAAAAGGAGATACATTATCCTTTGGAGCTGTGAAAAGTGGGTGTAGGAGTTATATTGCATTTAGTGGAGGCATGGATATTCCTATGATTATGGGAAGCCGATCTACTTATATGAAAGCAAAAATAGGAGGACTAGAAGGTAGAGCATTAAAATCAGGAGATATAGTACCTTTAGGTGTTTCCAAAGAAAAATTAAAGAGTTTTTCTAGTAGAATACTTCCTAGTAAATATATTCCTAAATATGAAAAAGAAATAGAAGTAAGAGTACTATTAGGCCCTCAAGAAGATGTTTTTACAGATGAAGGAATCCATACTTTTCTATCTAAGCCTTATATAGTAACCAATGAATGTGATCGTATGGGATTTCGATTAGACGGAGAAGAAATAGAGCATATAAATGGAGGAGACATTATATCTGATGGAATTAATTTTGGAGCCATACAAATTCCAGGTCATGGAAAACCAATTATTATGATGGCAGATCGACAAAGTACAGGGGGATATACTAAAATTGCAAATGTAATTTCTGTAGATCTTTATAAAATTGCTCAAGCAAAGCCAATGGATCAAATCATGTTTAAAAAAGTAGATATAAAAGAAGCACAAAATCTGTTGAAAGAAAGAAAAGAAAAAATAGAAGAAATAAAAAAAGTGACAGTTTCCCGGGAAATTATTCGAACAAAGGAATATAGACTGAAAGTAAATGGAAAATCTTATGAAGTAAAGGTAGAAGAAATAAAGGTATGATCGTTCTTATTGGATCATACCTTGTTCTATGCACACCCCAATAGATAGACAGCGTACTCCAAACTTTTTAAAATCTATTTGAAAAGTATCTTGATCTATAGATAAGATTTTTCCTTCTCCAAAGAATTTATGATGAATTTTCATATGGATAGAAAAGGAATGGTCTATGGTCTTTTCTGATTTTATAGGATGAGAGGAAGAGAAATCTTTAGGAGAAGAACTATATGTTTTTAGATGACTTTGGAGTTCTTCTACAAAAGGAGAACTCTTTTGATAACTTCCATCTAAAAAGGTAGGAATCATCAATGAAAGATTTTTTTTTGCACGAGTCATACCTACATAAAAAAGTCTTCTTTCTTCTTCTATAAGGGTTATTGTTTCTTCTTTTGAAAGATCAGAAGGAATTTTAGGCGGAAATTGTCCATCTGTAAGATCGATCATATAAACCCGATCAAATTCTAATCCTTTAGAACCATGAACTGTAGAAAGATAAATGGATACTTTTTCCTTGTTCTTAGAGTTTTGAATAAAAAAGGATTCTAATTCATTTAATCTTTCTATCAATTCAATAAGAGAAGAAGCATTTTTGCTAATGAGCTTTAATTGTTCAAGAACCAATAATGTATTATCAAAAGATGATCTGATTCTTTGACAATAGTTTTTTAAGTATTTTTTATAATCAAGATTTTCTTCAATGAATACAAGAGCATCATAGGGTTTCATGGAAGATATAGTGTGAAAATCTTTTTGAAGTCTTTTTAAATTTTTGATTTGAAAACTCTTTAAATCAGGTTCACTTAAAAGGTTATCAAAAACAGAAATGGGTCTTTGATATTCTTTTATAGAAAGAATTGATTTTTTTGAAATATATCCATTCATTTTATAATAAATTTTTTCAAAGGATTCTAAATCATAAGGGTTAAGTGCTACTTTAAAAAAAGATAATAAATCTTTGATTAACCAATGGTGAAAAAAAGATGTTTGAAATCCATGGATAGAAAAAGAAATATTATTTTTTAAAAGAAAATCTACTAAAGCCATAGAAGAGACATGGCTTCTATAAAGAATTGCAGTAGTTCCTTCATAAGGTTTTTTTAATTCTTTGTAAATATATTGGATTTGTTCAAAAAAATCTTGTGTTTTTATGATTTGTACAGGTTCATAAGATTGATTTTGAGTATACATATTTTTTTCATATCGTTGTGTATTTTTTTTAATAAAATCATTACTGACACAAACTACTTCTTCGGAGGAACGATAATTTTTTTCTAAAAAAAATAATTTTCCACCTTTATAAATTTCATCAAAGGAAAGCAAGGCTTTAGGATGTGCTCCTCTAAACCCATAAATAGATTGATCGTCATCTCCTACCATAAATAAATTATGATGAGGACTCGATAAAAGATAGATAATATTATGTTGGATTTTAGAAGTATCTTGCGCTTCATCTACTTGAATATAAGAATAATGATTTCTATATTGGTGAAGAAGCATTTTGTCTTTTTTCAAAATAGAAAAAGCTAGAGATAACATGTCATCAAAATCAATGAAACCATGCTTTTTTTTGTATTTTTCATAGGAAATATAGATTTCTAAAAAGTGATTGATTTCAAAATCATAAGAAGAAAAATCATTTTCATCAATCATATTATTTTTTACAAAGCTTATATGACTTAAAAGGGCTTCAAGTTTTTCTTCTGTAAGTTTTTCATGATTGAATTGTTCATAAATATTTTTTAAAAGAATAGTTTTTTGAATTGGACTATGATTTCCTTCCATAATGGTATAGGAAATATTATTTTTTCGAGCATACTGATTGACAATTTTTAAAGATAATTGATGAATAGTAGAAAAATATACTTTTGAATGAATATGATTTCCAAAAACATCATAAAATCTTTTTTTCATATCTTTTGCAGAAGCTTTGCTAAAAGTTACAGAAAGGATATGGGAAGGATGAATTTTATGATGAAAAATTAAATGAGCTGTTCTACAAATGAGAGTAGTGGTTTTTCCACTTCCTGGAACTGCTAAAATCAAAGCAGGACCATTTTTGTGAAGAACAGCTTTTTTTTGTTGAGTATTTAGTTGAATGTTATGATTTTTTTGTAGCATTTGAAAAAATGAATTGTACAAGATTACTGCCTCCTTATTAAAAGATAGGATGCAATGTATAGTATAGCATACGTAAAGGATTAT encodes:
- a CDS encoding ATP-dependent helicase: MYNSFFQMLQKNHNIQLNTQQKKAVLHKNGPALILAVPGSGKTTTLICRTAHLIFHHKIHPSHILSVTFSKASAKDMKKRFYDVFGNHIHSKVYFSTIHQLSLKIVNQYARKNNISYTIMEGNHSPIQKTILLKNIYEQFNHEKLTEEKLEALLSHISFVKNNMIDENDFSSYDFEINHFLEIYISYEKYKKKHGFIDFDDMLSLAFSILKKDKMLLHQYRNHYSYIQVDEAQDTSKIQHNIIYLLSSPHHNLFMVGDDDQSIYGFRGAHPKALLSFDEIYKGGKLFFLEKNYRSSEEVVCVSNDFIKKNTQRYEKNMYTQNQSYEPVQIIKTQDFFEQIQYIYKELKKPYEGTTAILYRSHVSSMALVDFLLKNNISFSIHGFQTSFFHHWLIKDLLSFFKVALNPYDLESFEKIYYKMNGYISKKSILSIKEYQRPISVFDNLLSEPDLKSFQIKNLKRLQKDFHTISSMKPYDALVFIEENLDYKKYLKNYCQRIRSSFDNTLLVLEQLKLISKNASSLIELIERLNELESFFIQNSKNKEKVSIYLSTVHGSKGLEFDRVYMIDLTDGQFPPKIPSDLSKEETITLIEEERRLFYVGMTRAKKNLSLMIPTFLDGSYQKSSPFVEELQSHLKTYSSSPKDFSSSHPIKSEKTIDHSFSIHMKIHHKFFGEGKILSIDQDTFQIDFKKFGVRCLSIGVCIEQGMIQ
- a CDS encoding biotin-dependent carboxyltransferase family protein, which produces MSQIKIVHPGLLTTIQDEGRYGYQQFGVPVSGVMDDFAYRVGNILVGNEEKEAVLEVTMMGPTIEFEEEGILSITGGNLSPMMNGKSIAMWRSIYVKKGDTLSFGAVKSGCRSYIAFSGGMDIPMIMGSRSTYMKAKIGGLEGRALKSGDIVPLGVSKEKLKSFSSRILPSKYIPKYEKEIEVRVLLGPQEDVFTDEGIHTFLSKPYIVTNECDRMGFRLDGEEIEHINGGDIISDGINFGAIQIPGHGKPIIMMADRQSTGGYTKIANVISVDLYKIAQAKPMDQIMFKKVDIKEAQNLLKERKEKIEEIKKVTVSREIIRTKEYRLKVNGKSYEVKVEEIKV
- the pxpB gene encoding 5-oxoprolinase subunit PxpB, which gives rise to MYEQTKFLMAGEKAVVVEFGNEISETINQKVRAMMIATKKMNIDGMIELIPTYRSLMVQYDPCKIDYETLLMKLQSIEKQLNEIDIPLPKVIEIPTLYGNEYGPDIQNVANHNHLSIEEVVNIHSSKEYLIYMLGFTPGFPYLGGMDEKIATPRLKEPRTKITGGSVGIAGSQTGIYPIDSPGGWQLIGRTPLKLYDAYRKEPILLEAGNYIKFVPINEEKYKKIEDEIKHNTYEYKIYSKERNESI
- a CDS encoding NRAMP family divalent metal transporter, which encodes MKATNKNTKVHKVNNLKALLGAAFIMATSAIGPGFLTQTATFTEQFAASFGFVILVSIILDIGAQVNVWRIIGVSGMRGQDIANKVVPGLGYIVAVLVALGGLAFNIGNIGGAALGFNVILGIDVKIAAIICGVVGSIIFLSKDAGPVVDKFTKILGGLMIVLVAYVAFVTNPPMGEALYRSIAPENAKSLVFPTITLLGGTVGGYITFAGGHRLIDAKITGEENLGEITKGSVMGIVIASIMRVFLFLAVLGVVAKGVQLDPSNPAASAFQHGAGMIGYKFFGIVLLSAGITSVVGAAYTSVSFLKTLHPSIEKNEKYWIIGFIVASTVIMAVLGKPAKLLILAGSLNGLILPITIGVILLASKRKDIVGEYKHPTWLLIFGIIIVFIAGYVGIGALQNMQMLLH